From Vigna unguiculata cultivar IT97K-499-35 chromosome 5, ASM411807v1, whole genome shotgun sequence, the proteins below share one genomic window:
- the LOC114185902 gene encoding LOB domain-containing protein 25-like isoform X2: MLLPKKEVAGCALVKIMASSSYSNSPCAACKFLRRKCMPDCIFAPYFPPEEPQKFANVHKIFGASNVSKLLNEVQPHQREDAVNSLAYEAEARIKDPVYGCVGAISVLQRQVIRLQKELDATNADLIRYTCNEMPTQDGRRIGEGGGASSLAHSPGYYYPSPWNNDPLADGYHRGDNNM; encoded by the exons ATGTTATTACCAAAAAAGGAAGTAGCAGGATGTGCTTTAG TGAAGATCATGGCCTCTTCTAGCTACTCGAACTCTCCCTGTGCTGCGTGCAAGTTTTTGAGAAGGAAATGCATGCCGGATTGCATTTTTGCTCCATATTTCCCACCAGAAGAGCCTCAAAAGTTTGCGAATGTTCACAAGATATTTGGTGCGAGCAACGTGAGCAAACTCCTGAATGAGGTTCAACCCCATCAAAGGGAGGATGCAGTGAACTCTCTGGCCTATGAAGCTGAGGCACGGATAAAAGATCCTGTTTATGGGTGTGTTGGGGCAATTTCAGTGCTCCAAAGGCAAGTGATTAGGCTCCAAAAGGAACTTGATGCCACAAACGCTGATTTGATCCGCTATACCTGCAATGAAATGCCAACTCAAGATGGGAGAAGAATCGGTGAAGGTGGAGGAGCTTCCTCTCTCGCTCACTCTCCTGGTTATTACTACCCTTCTCCCTGGAACAATGATCCACTTGCGGATGGTTATCACAGAGGTGACAATAATATGTGA
- the LOC114185902 gene encoding LOB domain-containing protein 25-like isoform X1 — translation MASSSYSNSPCAACKFLRRKCMPDCIFAPYFPPEEPQKFANVHKIFGASNVSKLLNEVQPHQREDAVNSLAYEAEARIKDPVYGCVGAISVLQRQVIRLQKELDATNADLIRYTCNEMPTQDGRRIGEGGGASSLAHSPGYYYPSPWNNDPLADGYHRGDNNM, via the coding sequence ATGGCCTCTTCTAGCTACTCGAACTCTCCCTGTGCTGCGTGCAAGTTTTTGAGAAGGAAATGCATGCCGGATTGCATTTTTGCTCCATATTTCCCACCAGAAGAGCCTCAAAAGTTTGCGAATGTTCACAAGATATTTGGTGCGAGCAACGTGAGCAAACTCCTGAATGAGGTTCAACCCCATCAAAGGGAGGATGCAGTGAACTCTCTGGCCTATGAAGCTGAGGCACGGATAAAAGATCCTGTTTATGGGTGTGTTGGGGCAATTTCAGTGCTCCAAAGGCAAGTGATTAGGCTCCAAAAGGAACTTGATGCCACAAACGCTGATTTGATCCGCTATACCTGCAATGAAATGCCAACTCAAGATGGGAGAAGAATCGGTGAAGGTGGAGGAGCTTCCTCTCTCGCTCACTCTCCTGGTTATTACTACCCTTCTCCCTGGAACAATGATCCACTTGCGGATGGTTATCACAGAGGTGACAATAATATGTGA